Proteins from a single region of Chromobacterium sp. ATCC 53434:
- a CDS encoding SGNH/GDSL hydrolase family protein → MKSWLLLGLALSSLAYADVGQPDPRYGHILSPSGPLSREALLKQGLPKAKPATAATARMAAAATPGGATYTYLRCYYRTGAGNTQPSTDYVWALDPSSGDYYRLNGHWWSSGVFEWKNMFYSDVSQDALRAACQSTLTAKGIQQQPAMVFAADNAMSYNYTVWSNDAAGQGPTINKIIAFGDSLSDNQNVYNASQWTLPNRNSWYIGHFSNGQVWVEYLASRLKLPLYNWAIGGAGVSTQKLVIPGVVQQVQSWQQYMQQAPNYNPATTLFTMWIGGNDLVNYGSTPDKVIAGQQQALSNLLGAGARNILLLKLPDVSRAPVFQLRNDGATVAAQVQDYNQKLDALAASLRQQYGANIQVFDSYALFGDVLNNPAKYQVGNTTQSCLNINTDSSLNYMKSQSPRSNCTNADSFVFWDTLHPTTHTHLLLGNAVADFLGASGAMPMLRRAR, encoded by the coding sequence ATGAAATCATGGTTGCTGTTGGGCCTCGCCCTGTCCTCGCTGGCCTATGCCGATGTCGGCCAGCCCGATCCGCGCTACGGCCACATCCTTTCGCCGTCCGGTCCGCTCAGCCGCGAAGCGCTGCTGAAGCAGGGCCTGCCCAAGGCCAAGCCTGCTACGGCGGCCACGGCGCGCATGGCCGCCGCCGCGACGCCCGGCGGCGCCACCTATACCTATCTGCGCTGTTACTACCGCACCGGCGCAGGCAATACCCAGCCGAGCACCGACTACGTGTGGGCGCTGGACCCGTCCAGCGGCGATTACTACCGCCTGAACGGCCATTGGTGGTCCAGCGGCGTTTTCGAATGGAAGAACATGTTTTACAGCGACGTGTCGCAGGACGCGTTGCGCGCGGCCTGCCAGAGCACGCTGACGGCCAAGGGCATCCAACAGCAGCCGGCGATGGTGTTCGCCGCCGACAACGCGATGTCGTACAACTACACGGTGTGGAGCAACGACGCCGCCGGCCAGGGACCGACGATCAACAAGATCATCGCTTTCGGCGACAGCCTGTCCGACAACCAGAACGTCTACAACGCCTCGCAATGGACGCTGCCGAACCGCAACAGCTGGTATATCGGCCATTTCAGCAATGGCCAGGTCTGGGTCGAATACCTGGCGTCGCGGCTGAAGCTGCCCTTGTACAACTGGGCGATCGGCGGCGCCGGCGTGTCGACGCAGAAACTGGTGATTCCGGGCGTGGTGCAGCAGGTGCAGTCGTGGCAGCAATACATGCAGCAGGCGCCTAACTACAATCCGGCCACCACCTTGTTCACGATGTGGATAGGCGGCAACGATCTGGTCAACTACGGCAGCACGCCGGACAAGGTCATCGCCGGCCAGCAGCAGGCGCTGAGCAATCTGCTCGGCGCCGGCGCCCGCAACATCCTGCTGTTGAAGCTGCCGGACGTGTCGCGCGCGCCGGTGTTCCAGCTGAGGAACGACGGCGCGACGGTGGCGGCGCAGGTGCAGGACTACAACCAGAAGCTTGACGCGCTGGCGGCCTCGCTGCGTCAGCAGTACGGCGCCAACATCCAGGTGTTCGACAGCTATGCGCTGTTCGGCGATGTGCTGAACAATCCGGCCAAGTATCAGGTCGGCAACACCACCCAGTCCTGCCTGAACATCAACACCGATTCGTCGCTGAACTATATGAAGAGCCAGTCGCCGCGTTCCAACTGCACCAACGCGGACAGCTTCGTGTTCTGGGACACGCTGCACCCGACCACCCACACCCATCTGCTGCTGGGCAACGCGGTGGCCGACTTCCTCGGCGCATCCGGCGCGATGCCGATGTTGAGGAGGGCGCGCTGA
- a CDS encoding HD domain-containing phosphohydrolase, which produces MQASRDLLKTLYTMAMLVEARDAYTGGHLWRVSRYSQLLAEDLQLPQPEVERIALGGFLHDLGKIGVPDAVLNKPDKLSDEEYAVIKTHPRVGAELLRDHPLAELVIDAVLSHHETPDGNGYPQRLAGKAIPLAARVVGIADAFDAMTSTRPYRQGMPRDQALAIIGDRLGSQFDRELGQRFIALGHNGKLDHVLGHSQPGVPMQSCPGCGPIIAVPGDAEDGEDIFCPGCAGGYRLSRGSGALSLSPTGRSDPVQARQPRADDRLIESLLRDSRQLRSRGKPGLLELLFG; this is translated from the coding sequence ATGCAAGCCAGCCGCGACCTGCTGAAGACCCTGTACACGATGGCGATGCTGGTGGAAGCCCGCGATGCCTATACCGGCGGCCATTTATGGCGCGTATCTCGCTACAGCCAGCTGTTGGCCGAAGACCTGCAACTGCCGCAGCCTGAGGTGGAAAGAATCGCCCTGGGAGGTTTTCTGCACGATCTGGGCAAGATAGGCGTGCCGGACGCGGTGCTGAACAAGCCGGACAAGCTCAGCGACGAGGAGTACGCGGTGATCAAGACCCACCCGCGCGTCGGCGCCGAACTGCTGCGCGACCATCCGCTGGCCGAGTTGGTGATAGACGCGGTGCTGAGCCACCACGAGACGCCGGACGGCAACGGCTATCCGCAGCGGCTGGCCGGCAAGGCCATCCCGCTGGCGGCGCGCGTCGTCGGCATCGCCGACGCCTTCGACGCGATGACCAGCACCCGTCCGTACCGCCAGGGCATGCCGCGCGACCAGGCGCTGGCCATCATCGGCGACCGGCTGGGCAGCCAGTTCGACCGCGAGCTGGGGCAGCGCTTCATCGCGCTCGGCCACAACGGCAAGCTGGACCACGTGCTGGGCCACAGCCAGCCCGGCGTGCCGATGCAATCCTGCCCAGGCTGCGGCCCCATCATCGCGGTGCCCGGCGACGCCGAGGACGGCGAGGACATCTTCTGTCCCGGCTGCGCCGGCGGCTATCGACTCAGCCGCGGCTCCGGCGCGCTGTCGCTCAGCCCGACCGGCCGCAGCGATCCGGTGCAGGCGCGGCAGCCGCGCGCCGACGACAGGCTGATCGAGTCGTTGCTGCGCGACAGCCGCCAGCTGCGCAGCCGCGGCAAACCGGGCCTGCTCGAGCTGCTGTTCGGCTGA
- a CDS encoding class I SAM-dependent rRNA methyltransferase, with product MSTLTELLRRADAARAALIERLAAEDTNCYRLFHGSVEGVSGLAIDRYGEQILVQTFHQPLTDAELEEIRAHYRQTLPELALVYNDRSEVHSRIRNALPLAEQAVAEQDVAIRENGVAFHYQARHKGQDPWLFLDLRAARRRVMQLAEGKSVLNLFAYTCGVGVAAAKGGASFVLNVDFAESSLSVGRANAKLNLLATRPRCLHSDVFAAVRQLSGIGQPDRVRGKKMPPFPKLEPRQFDLVFLDPPRYSKSLFGVVDLVNDYQALFKPALLATAAGGMLVCCNNVAEVDGEAWLESLKRSAAKAGREVRSAEWIVPDEDFPSSDGKPPLKIVLLSV from the coding sequence ATGTCCACCCTGACCGAACTCCTTCGCCGCGCCGACGCGGCGCGCGCCGCGCTGATCGAACGCCTGGCCGCCGAAGACACCAACTGTTACCGCCTGTTCCACGGCAGCGTGGAGGGCGTGTCCGGCCTCGCCATCGACCGTTATGGCGAACAGATCCTGGTGCAGACCTTCCACCAGCCGCTGACCGACGCCGAGCTGGAGGAAATCCGCGCGCATTACCGGCAGACGCTGCCGGAACTGGCCCTGGTGTACAACGACCGCAGCGAGGTGCATTCCCGCATCCGCAACGCCTTGCCGCTGGCTGAACAGGCGGTGGCGGAGCAGGACGTGGCCATTCGCGAGAACGGCGTGGCCTTCCATTACCAGGCGCGCCACAAGGGCCAGGACCCCTGGTTGTTCCTCGATCTGCGCGCCGCGCGCCGCCGCGTGATGCAGCTGGCCGAAGGCAAGAGCGTGCTCAATCTGTTCGCCTACACCTGCGGCGTCGGCGTGGCGGCGGCCAAGGGCGGCGCCAGCTTCGTGCTGAACGTCGACTTCGCCGAATCCAGCCTCAGCGTCGGCCGCGCCAACGCCAAGCTGAACCTGTTGGCCACCCGGCCGCGCTGCCTGCACAGCGATGTGTTCGCCGCCGTGCGCCAGCTGTCCGGCATCGGTCAGCCTGACCGCGTGCGCGGCAAGAAGATGCCGCCGTTTCCGAAGCTGGAGCCGCGCCAGTTCGATCTGGTGTTCCTGGATCCGCCGCGCTACTCGAAGAGCCTGTTCGGCGTGGTGGACCTGGTCAACGACTACCAGGCCTTGTTCAAGCCGGCGCTGCTCGCCACCGCGGCCGGCGGCATGCTGGTTTGTTGCAATAATGTTGCAGAAGTGGACGGTGAAGCCTGGCTGGAAAGTTTGAAGCGCAGCGCTGCCAAGGCCGGTCGCGAAGTGCGTTCCGCCGAGTGGATCGTACCCGACGAGGACTTCCCCAGCAGCGACGGCAAACCCCCGCTGAAGATTGTTCTGCTTAGTGTTTGA
- a CDS encoding SGNH/GDSL hydrolase family protein — protein MKQTIVLSLLAGMMACAQAQAQSEAQPSDELDGVISAGKPLSESETRAASGQAKPQPGSATYTYLRCYYRKSPAANQPQTTYVWATDPSSGDYYRVNGYWWSGSFVALKNMFYSDTSQDALRSVCQQTLAKQGINRPLALFAAANNAMSYNHTIWTLDGAGQGNAINRMVVFGDSLSDTQNMYGASQWRLPIASSWYIGRFSNGRVWVEHLADQLKLPLYNWAIGGSAADSHLVVPGLLQQVDSWSQYMQKAPGYRAENTLFTMLIGGNDLLNYGRAVDQVIADQGKALEKVIAAGGRNIVVLTLPDLSRTPSGSAGGKAPQLAQQVKDYNAKLATLVSGLQQKHGAGLKLRLFDAYGMFNDLLSNPAKYQVSNTTQPCLNVAANASLPYVLPQTPRPECSNADAFVFWDNLHPTTHTHLLLGQMVADFLRKQDLNLSAQARKR, from the coding sequence ATGAAACAAACCATCGTTCTGTCCTTGCTGGCAGGCATGATGGCCTGCGCCCAGGCGCAGGCCCAGTCGGAGGCGCAGCCCAGCGACGAGCTGGACGGCGTGATTTCGGCCGGCAAACCGTTGTCCGAAAGCGAGACGCGCGCCGCTTCGGGCCAGGCCAAGCCGCAACCGGGCAGCGCCACTTACACCTATCTGCGCTGCTACTACCGCAAGAGTCCGGCGGCCAACCAGCCGCAAACCACCTATGTCTGGGCCACCGATCCGTCCAGCGGCGACTACTACCGGGTCAACGGCTACTGGTGGTCGGGCAGCTTCGTCGCGCTGAAGAACATGTTCTACAGCGACACCAGCCAGGACGCGTTGCGCTCGGTCTGCCAGCAGACGCTGGCGAAGCAGGGCATCAATCGCCCGCTGGCGCTGTTCGCCGCCGCCAACAACGCGATGTCGTACAACCATACGATCTGGACGCTGGACGGCGCCGGCCAGGGCAACGCGATCAATCGCATGGTGGTGTTCGGCGACAGCCTGTCCGACACCCAGAACATGTACGGCGCCTCGCAATGGCGGCTGCCGATCGCCAGCAGCTGGTATATCGGCCGCTTCAGCAACGGTCGGGTCTGGGTCGAGCACCTGGCCGATCAGCTGAAGCTGCCGCTGTACAACTGGGCGATAGGCGGTTCGGCCGCGGACAGCCACCTGGTGGTGCCGGGCCTGCTGCAGCAAGTGGATTCGTGGTCGCAGTACATGCAGAAGGCGCCGGGCTATCGCGCGGAGAACACCCTGTTCACGATGCTGATCGGCGGCAACGACCTGCTCAACTACGGCAGGGCCGTCGACCAGGTGATCGCCGATCAGGGCAAGGCGCTGGAGAAGGTGATCGCCGCCGGCGGCCGCAATATCGTGGTGCTGACCCTGCCCGATTTGTCGCGCACGCCGTCCGGCTCCGCCGGCGGCAAGGCGCCGCAACTGGCGCAGCAGGTCAAGGACTACAACGCCAAGCTGGCTACGCTGGTGTCCGGCCTGCAGCAGAAGCATGGCGCCGGGCTGAAGCTCAGGCTGTTCGACGCCTACGGCATGTTCAACGACTTGTTGAGCAATCCGGCCAAGTATCAGGTCAGCAACACCACGCAGCCGTGCCTGAACGTGGCGGCCAACGCCAGCCTGCCGTACGTCTTGCCGCAGACGCCGCGGCCTGAGTGTTCGAACGCCGACGCCTTCGTGTTCTGGGACAATCTGCACCCGACCACGCATACCCATCTGCTGCTGGGCCAGATGGTGGCCGACTTCCTGCGCAAGCAGGATCTGAACTTGTCGGCGCAGGCGCGCAAACGCTAA
- a CDS encoding DMT family protein: MPPAAFWQTPLLLILSNLFMTFAWYGHLKNMAGRPWYLAALLSWGIALFEYLLQVPANRIGYGQLSLSQLKIMQEVISLSVFIPFAIYYMDQPFRWDYVWAGLCLVGAVYFMFRG; this comes from the coding sequence ATGCCTCCCGCCGCATTCTGGCAGACGCCGCTGTTGCTGATTCTGTCCAATCTGTTCATGACTTTCGCCTGGTACGGCCATCTGAAGAATATGGCCGGCAGGCCGTGGTACCTCGCCGCGCTGCTCAGCTGGGGCATCGCCCTGTTCGAATACCTGCTGCAGGTGCCGGCCAACCGCATCGGCTACGGCCAGCTCAGCCTGTCCCAGCTGAAGATCATGCAGGAAGTGATCTCGCTGTCGGTATTCATCCCGTTCGCGATCTATTACATGGACCAGCCCTTCCGCTGGGACTACGTCTGGGCCGGCCTGTGCCTGGTCGGCGCGGTCTACTTCATGTTTCGCGGCTGA